Within Methyloterricola oryzae, the genomic segment CTTCGGGCCGACTGGCAGACCTTGCAGACCTATAACCGGCCAGCCGTGCTGGAAATAGCCCAAGGCAATGTCCGCCGGTATCTGCTGCTGACTGGCATGGAGGGCGACCAGGCGGTTATCGACCTGAACGGCCGGCCGGTAAAGACGCCGATGGCGGAGATAAAACCCTATCTGCGGGGTGAGGCCATCATTTTGTGGAAACCACCATTTGACAAGGCGTCCATCGGAACCCGCGAACGCCACGAAGCCGCCCGCTGGATTCGGGAACGCCTGCAGATTCCCGCCGCACCCGGACAGGAACTGGTCTATGACGAACACGTGAAAGCCAAAGTTCTCGCTTTCCAGAAGCAGAGGGGCCTGCTGCCCGACGGCCGGGCCGGGTCGCTCACGCTGCTGCAACTGCAATCATTGGAAAGCGATGAGCAGAGCCCAAAACTGACGACCTCTCCTCCAGCGGCGGCACCGGCAGCCACCGCACCCTGATCAAAACACACCTGGCCGACACAAGGTCGGCGGGAACCGCATCTCAACCTTCCCGAGCTCGATCCACCATGTCCCAACTCCAAAACGACTGTTTCATCCGCGCCCTGCTGCGCCAACCCGTGGACCGCACCCCCGTCTGGATGATGCGCCAGGCCGGCCGCTACCTGCCCGAGTACCGACAAGTGCGCGAGCAGGCCGGCAGCTTCATGAACCTGTGCACCGCGCCGGAACTGGCCTGCGAGGTGACGCTGCAGCCCTTGCGGCGCTACCGCCTGGATGCCGCCATCCTGTTTTCCGACATACTCACCGTGCCGGACGCCATGGGCCTGGGACTGCACTTCATCGAAGGCGAAGGCCCCAAGTTCGAGCGACCGGTGCGCAACGCCGAGGATATCCATCGCCTGCCCATTCCCGATCCGGAAACCGACCTGCGTTACGTCCCGGATACCGTCCGCCTGATCCAGAGCCATCTGCGAGGTTCGGTGCCCCTCATCGGGTTCTCCGGCAGCCCCTGGACCCTGGCCACCTATATGATCGAAGGCGGCAGCAGCCGCGAGTTTCGTAAGGCCAAGGGCCTGATGTACGACCAGCCGGAACTGATGCATGCCTTGCTGGGCAAGCTGGCCGACGCCGTGGCGGTTTATCTGAACGCGCAGATCGCCGCCGGCGTGAACGCGGTCATGGTGTTCGACACCTGGGGCGGCGTGCTGACCACCGAGCAGTACCAGGCCTTCTCCCTGGACTACGCCAAGCGCATCCTGGCGCAGCTCACCCGCAGCCGCGACGGCCAGACCATCCCCGCCATTCTTTTCACCAAGGGCGGCGGACTCTGGCTGGAATCCATGGCGGACAGCGGCTACGACGCCCTGGGTCTGGACTGGACCATCAACATCGGCGCGGCAAGGAAACGGGTCGGCCATCGCGTGGCGCTGCAGGGCAACATGGACCCCGTGGCGCTATACGCATCCCCCGAGAGCATCCGCGCCCAGGTCAAGGCCATTCTGGAAGCCTTCGGCCAGGGTTCGGGCCACGTGTTCAATCTGGGCCACGGTGTGCATCCCGACATCAAGCCGGAACATGTGGGCGCCATGATCGATGCCGTGCACGAATACAGCCCAGCGCTTCACCTGGCCTGAACCCATGTCCGAGCACAATCCCTGGAAACGCTTGTCGCGGCGCGAGGTGTACGACAACCCGTGGATACACGTGGATGAGGACCGGGTCATCAATCCCGGCGGTGGACTCAATCTTTACGGCTGCATCCATTTCAAGAACCTGGCCATCGGCATCATCCCCCTGGACGAGGATGGCAACACCTGGCTGGTGGGCCAGTACCGCTATGTGCCGGACGCTTATTTCTGGGAGATCCCCATGGGTGGCTCGCCCTGTGGCCAGGAACCGCTGGAAGGCGCCAAGCGCGAGCTGAAGGAAGAAACCGGCCTCAGCGCCGAGCGCTGGAGCTGCCTCATGCGGTTGCACACCTCCAACTCCGTCACCGACGAGGAGGGCTTCGTGTTCCTGGCGGAAGGTCTGACCCAGGGCGAAACCGAGTTCGAGGAAACCGAGGACCTCGCCATCCGCAAGCTGCCCCTGGAAGAAGCGGTGCGCATGGTGATGGACGGCGAGATCACCGACGCCATCAGCGTGGCGGGGCTTTTGAAGCTGGCGCTGCTGCGCGGCATCGCACCGTCACTAGAGACGAGCCGAAGCTGAACCCGGGACGATCCGCCGATGGCAGGAACACCACAAGAACAAACAAGAAGGAGCACCCCATGACACACTCCGCGACTCTCGCGACGGCCTGGCGCTATCCGGTCAAATCCATGCTGGGAGAGGAACTCAACGCCGCGGCCATCGGCCCGACCGGCCTCATCGGCGACCGCGCCTATGCCCTGGTGGACCGGGAAACCGGCGCCGTGGTCAGCGCCAAGAATCCCAAGAAGTGGCCGGACATCTTCGCCTGCCGGGCCAGCTATCTGGACAACGTGGGCAGCGGCGCGCTCCCCGCCATCCACATTACCCTGCCCGATGGCAGCTCGGTGCGCTCGGACCTTCCCGACAGCGA encodes:
- a CDS encoding NUDIX domain-containing protein; translation: MSEHNPWKRLSRREVYDNPWIHVDEDRVINPGGGLNLYGCIHFKNLAIGIIPLDEDGNTWLVGQYRYVPDAYFWEIPMGGSPCGQEPLEGAKRELKEETGLSAERWSCLMRLHTSNSVTDEEGFVFLAEGLTQGETEFEETEDLAIRKLPLEEAVRMVMDGEITDAISVAGLLKLALLRGIAPSLETSRS
- the hemE gene encoding uroporphyrinogen decarboxylase, yielding MSQLQNDCFIRALLRQPVDRTPVWMMRQAGRYLPEYRQVREQAGSFMNLCTAPELACEVTLQPLRRYRLDAAILFSDILTVPDAMGLGLHFIEGEGPKFERPVRNAEDIHRLPIPDPETDLRYVPDTVRLIQSHLRGSVPLIGFSGSPWTLATYMIEGGSSREFRKAKGLMYDQPELMHALLGKLADAVAVYLNAQIAAGVNAVMVFDTWGGVLTTEQYQAFSLDYAKRILAQLTRSRDGQTIPAILFTKGGGLWLESMADSGYDALGLDWTINIGAARKRVGHRVALQGNMDPVALYASPESIRAQVKAILEAFGQGSGHVFNLGHGVHPDIKPEHVGAMIDAVHEYSPALHLA